One stretch of Streptomyces agglomeratus DNA includes these proteins:
- the lhgO gene encoding L-2-hydroxyglutarate oxidase: protein MPYDCDVLVIGAGIVGLSAAYAVTRSAPGTRVTVLEKERGPALHQTGRNSGVIHSGVYYRPGSLKARYAVRGAAEMIKFCAEHDIAHEVTGKLIVATGREELPRLHALVQRGRENGIPVRELGPAQIEEYEPHVRGQAAIQVATTGVCDFGAVAGQLAESLVASGAEIRYGAEVTAVDRRPWGVAVRTEDGTVVRARVLVNCAGLHCDRVARLAGDDPGVRIVPFRGEFFELARPELVRGLVYPVPDPAFPFLGVHLTRGIDGGVHVGPNAVPALAREGYAWSAIRPRELAGTLGWPGSWRIARRHWRYGAGELHRSLSKRAFTDAVRRLLPEVTEADLRPAPAGVRAQAVLRDGTLVDDFLIQETPRTIHVLNAPSPAATASLPIGREVARRALGVLGSAA from the coding sequence ATGCCGTACGACTGCGACGTACTCGTCATCGGGGCGGGGATCGTCGGCCTCTCGGCGGCGTACGCCGTCACGCGCTCCGCGCCCGGCACGCGCGTGACGGTGCTGGAGAAGGAGCGGGGCCCCGCCCTGCACCAGACCGGGCGCAACAGCGGCGTGATCCACAGCGGCGTCTACTACCGGCCGGGCTCGCTCAAGGCGCGGTACGCGGTGCGCGGCGCGGCGGAGATGATCAAGTTCTGTGCGGAGCACGACATCGCGCACGAGGTCACGGGCAAGCTGATCGTCGCGACCGGTCGCGAGGAGCTGCCGCGGCTGCACGCGCTGGTGCAGCGCGGGCGGGAGAACGGCATTCCGGTGCGGGAGCTCGGGCCGGCCCAGATCGAGGAATACGAACCGCACGTGCGCGGGCAGGCCGCGATCCAGGTCGCCACCACCGGCGTGTGCGACTTTGGCGCGGTCGCGGGGCAGCTCGCCGAGAGCCTGGTCGCGTCGGGCGCGGAGATCCGGTACGGCGCGGAGGTGACCGCCGTCGACCGGCGGCCGTGGGGTGTGGCGGTGCGTACGGAGGACGGGACGGTGGTGCGGGCGCGGGTCCTGGTGAACTGCGCGGGGCTGCACTGCGACCGGGTGGCGCGGCTGGCGGGCGACGACCCCGGTGTGCGGATCGTTCCGTTCCGTGGTGAGTTCTTCGAGCTCGCGCGCCCGGAGCTGGTGCGCGGTCTGGTCTATCCGGTGCCCGACCCGGCGTTCCCCTTCCTCGGGGTGCACCTCACGCGGGGCATCGACGGCGGCGTACACGTCGGGCCGAACGCGGTGCCGGCGCTCGCGCGGGAGGGGTACGCCTGGTCCGCGATCCGGCCGCGCGAGCTGGCCGGGACGCTCGGCTGGCCGGGGTCCTGGCGGATAGCCCGGCGCCACTGGCGGTACGGGGCGGGAGAGCTGCACCGCTCACTGTCGAAGCGCGCGTTCACCGATGCCGTGCGGCGGCTGCTGCCGGAGGTCACGGAAGCGGACCTGCGGCCGGCGCCGGCGGGAGTGCGGGCGCAGGCGGTGCTGCGGGACGGGACGCTGGTGGACGACTTCCTGATCCAGGAGACCCCCCGCACGATCCACGTGCTGAACGCCCCGTCCCCGGCGGCCACGGCATCGCTCCCGATCGGGAGAGAAGTGGCGCGGCGGGCGCTGGGGGTTCTGGGGTCGGCGGCTTAG
- a CDS encoding MFS transporter — MSREQRGPNEKLGTVLALAGISNAGLARRVNDLGSQRGLTLRYDKTSVARWVSKGMVPQGAAPHLIAAAIGAKLGRPVPLHEIGLADADPAPEVGLAFPRDVSAAVRSATELYRLDLAGRRAGSGGIWQSLAGSFAVSAYATPASRWLITPADSSVARDSTASGESAADATPLRVGHADVAKLREAAEDARRWDSKYGGGDWRSSMVPECLRVDAAPLLLGSYSDDVGRSLFGATSELTRLAGWMAFDTGQQEAAQRYYIQALRLARAAADVPLGGYILASMSLQATYRGFADEGVDLAQAALERNRGLATARTMSFFRLVEARAHAKAGDAQAAGGALKAAEGWLERAREGDPDPTWLGFYSYDRFAADAAECYRDLKAPRQVRRFTEQALSRPTEEFVRSHGLRLVVSAVAELESGNLDAACAAGTRAVEVAGRISSARTTEYVRDLLHRLEPYGDEPRVAELRERARPLLVAPA; from the coding sequence ATGTCCAGGGAGCAACGCGGGCCGAACGAAAAGCTCGGCACGGTTCTCGCCCTCGCGGGAATCAGCAATGCCGGCCTGGCGAGGCGGGTCAATGATCTGGGGTCGCAGCGCGGCCTGACACTTCGCTACGACAAGACGTCGGTGGCCAGGTGGGTGTCGAAGGGCATGGTGCCCCAGGGCGCCGCGCCCCATCTGATCGCCGCCGCCATCGGCGCCAAGCTCGGCCGCCCCGTGCCGCTGCACGAGATCGGCCTGGCGGACGCCGACCCCGCGCCGGAGGTCGGCCTGGCCTTCCCGCGCGACGTATCGGCGGCGGTGCGCTCGGCGACCGAGCTGTACCGGCTGGATCTGGCCGGCCGTCGGGCGGGCAGCGGCGGCATCTGGCAGTCGCTGGCGGGTTCGTTCGCGGTCAGCGCGTACGCCACGCCCGCGTCCCGTTGGCTGATAACACCCGCCGACTCGTCGGTCGCCCGGGACTCCACGGCGTCGGGCGAGTCGGCGGCGGACGCGACACCGCTGCGGGTGGGCCACGCGGATGTGGCCAAGCTGCGGGAGGCGGCGGAGGACGCGCGGCGCTGGGACTCCAAGTACGGCGGTGGGGACTGGCGTTCGTCGATGGTGCCGGAGTGCTTACGGGTTGACGCGGCGCCGCTACTCCTCGGCTCGTACAGCGACGACGTCGGCCGCTCGCTCTTCGGCGCGACCTCCGAACTGACCCGGCTGGCCGGCTGGATGGCCTTCGACACCGGGCAGCAGGAGGCCGCCCAGCGGTACTACATCCAGGCGTTGCGGCTGGCCCGGGCGGCGGCCGACGTGCCGCTGGGCGGCTACATCCTGGCGTCGATGTCGCTCCAGGCGACCTACCGCGGCTTCGCCGACGAGGGTGTGGACCTGGCGCAGGCGGCGCTGGAGCGGAACAGGGGGCTGGCCACCGCCCGCACCATGAGCTTCTTCCGGCTGGTGGAGGCGCGGGCGCACGCGAAGGCGGGCGACGCGCAGGCGGCCGGGGGCGCGCTGAAGGCGGCGGAGGGGTGGCTGGAGCGGGCGCGGGAGGGCGACCCGGACCCGACGTGGCTGGGCTTCTACTCGTACGACAGGTTCGCTGCCGACGCGGCGGAGTGCTACCGCGACCTGAAGGCGCCCCGGCAGGTGCGGCGCTTCACCGAGCAGGCGCTGTCGCGGCCGACGGAGGAGTTCGTACGCTCGCACGGGCTGCGGCTGGTGGTCTCCGCGGTCGCCGAGCTGGAGTCGGGGAACCTCGACGCGGCGTGCGCGGCGGGGACGCGGGCGGTGGAGGTCGCGGGGCGGATCTCGTCGGCGCGGACGACGGAGTACGTACGGGACCTGCTGCACCGGCTGGAGCCGTACGGCGACGAGCCGCGGGTCGCGGAGCTGCGCGAGCGGGCGCGGCCGCTGCTGGTGGCGCCGGCGTAG
- a CDS encoding asparagine synthase-related protein has protein sequence MRWLVGWSSVAASFGTVGAVGAPRAAGATPSSAHSSARSSAPSAASPGHSSDHESLTVHPVGSQLLWGDPDPLWAVGDWRPDEVRTLSVDPFTRIAVLGCCGASDEELRVGLFAARGGALRHLTAWSGSYTAVVQVGRRVTVVGDLAGARPVFYTPWANGTAYATAALPLADLIEAQLDIGHLAALLACPDVPEALRDGTPYAGVRRIPPGHALVLREGSREITGYEPVASLAVAAPQLDPERAVDGVREALVEAVRARLTAPRHAPETAPPDPGPVPGMGPADRRAARGAPVPGIGADLSGGSASATLALLAAGLPGLPGTVLGHGTGAGERLLAVTFNDLTAEGPGGEAELQRAGAIAANPRLHHVVVAAGAEALPYADLGSGPLTDEPGPSLVTAERHRRRLAAGSADHFTGHGARQVLDAHPARLADLLMDRRRRDLLRPVAALAKVEGSAHSLLVPLTVYRAARRLARTPYRAGIEEAAARLMDGRFDEPGSWGTGSGTAGALDASLAALAWTRPGPAARWLTGEALAEVSVRLQASATRPSSVLRPGEARARAALARAAADHRVFEQAAEVRSQRLHAPFLDNQVVRASRALPEALRVQPGARAAILRAVLSGAGIKDLPPGWGATSHASSAAAARAGLRAAVGDLIALFDAPLLADAGLIEARVVRKALRAAAEGEPVPLDGLADLVSTELWLRRLVSRRGTCWTGTAAPRQRAVAGGVPQRRAL, from the coding sequence ATGCGGTGGTTGGTGGGGTGGAGCAGTGTCGCCGCGAGCTTCGGGACAGTGGGAGCGGTCGGCGCGCCGCGCGCGGCCGGCGCGACTCCTTCTTCCGCCCATTCCTCCGCTCGTTCCTCTGCCCCCTCCGCCGCTTCACCCGGCCATTCGTCCGACCACGAGTCCCTCACCGTGCACCCCGTCGGCTCGCAGCTCCTGTGGGGCGACCCCGACCCCCTGTGGGCCGTCGGCGACTGGCGCCCCGACGAGGTCCGCACCCTCAGCGTCGACCCCTTCACCCGCATCGCCGTCCTCGGCTGCTGCGGCGCGTCCGACGAAGAACTGCGCGTCGGCCTCTTCGCGGCGCGCGGCGGCGCACTGCGGCACCTGACCGCGTGGTCCGGCAGCTACACCGCCGTCGTCCAGGTCGGCCGCCGGGTCACCGTGGTCGGTGACCTGGCAGGCGCCCGCCCGGTTTTCTATACGCCCTGGGCCAATGGCACCGCGTACGCCACCGCCGCGCTCCCGCTCGCCGACCTCATCGAGGCACAGCTCGACATCGGCCACCTCGCGGCGCTCCTCGCCTGTCCGGACGTACCGGAGGCGTTGCGCGACGGCACCCCGTACGCGGGCGTGCGGCGCATTCCGCCGGGGCACGCGCTGGTCCTGCGCGAGGGCTCGCGCGAGATCACGGGGTACGAGCCGGTGGCCTCCCTCGCCGTGGCCGCGCCCCAACTCGACCCGGAGCGGGCCGTCGACGGTGTCCGCGAGGCCCTCGTCGAGGCGGTACGGGCCAGACTCACCGCACCGCGCCACGCCCCCGAGACGGCTCCGCCCGACCCGGGGCCCGTCCCAGGCATGGGGCCCGCCGACCGCCGGGCGGCGCGTGGCGCGCCCGTCCCCGGCATCGGCGCCGACCTCTCGGGCGGCAGCGCGTCGGCGACGCTCGCCCTGCTCGCGGCGGGCCTGCCGGGGCTTCCCGGCACGGTCCTTGGCCACGGCACGGGCGCGGGGGAGCGGCTGCTCGCCGTCACCTTCAACGACCTCACCGCCGAAGGCCCCGGCGGTGAGGCGGAGTTGCAGCGGGCCGGGGCGATCGCCGCCAATCCCCGTCTGCACCACGTCGTCGTCGCCGCCGGAGCGGAAGCCCTGCCGTACGCGGACCTCGGCAGCGGACCGCTCACCGACGAGCCGGGCCCGTCCCTGGTCACGGCCGAGCGCCACCGCCGGCGCCTCGCGGCGGGCAGCGCCGACCACTTCACGGGGCACGGAGCCCGCCAGGTCCTGGACGCCCACCCGGCGCGCCTCGCCGACCTCCTGATGGACCGCAGACGGCGCGACCTGCTGCGCCCGGTCGCCGCCCTCGCCAAGGTCGAGGGCTCGGCCCACTCGCTCCTCGTCCCGCTCACCGTCTACCGCGCCGCACGGCGTCTCGCCCGTACGCCGTACCGCGCGGGCATCGAGGAGGCGGCGGCCCGCCTCATGGACGGCCGCTTCGACGAGCCGGGCTCCTGGGGTACGGGCAGCGGAACGGCCGGCGCCCTCGACGCCTCGCTCGCCGCCCTCGCTTGGACGAGACCGGGGCCCGCGGCGCGCTGGCTGACCGGGGAGGCTCTGGCTGAAGTATCGGTTCGCCTCCAGGCGTCGGCCACCAGGCCGTCGTCGGTGCTGAGGCCGGGCGAAGCACGCGCACGGGCCGCCCTGGCGCGAGCGGCGGCCGACCACCGGGTCTTCGAACAGGCGGCGGAGGTACGCAGTCAGCGCCTGCACGCCCCGTTCCTCGACAACCAGGTCGTACGGGCCTCCCGCGCGCTCCCCGAAGCCCTGCGGGTGCAGCCGGGCGCCCGCGCGGCAATCCTGCGCGCGGTCCTGTCCGGGGCGGGCATCAAGGACCTGCCGCCGGGCTGGGGCGCCACGTCCCACGCTTCGTCGGCGGCGGCAGCCCGGGCCGGCCTGCGTGCCGCGGTCGGCGACCTGATCGCCCTGTTCGACGCACCGCTGCTGGCCGACGCGGGCCTGATCGAGGCCCGCGTCGTACGCAAGGCCCTGCGCGCGGCGGCAGAGGGCGAGCCGGTGCCGCTGGACGGCCTGGCCGACCTGGTCTCCACGGAACTGTGGCTGCGCCGCCTCGTCTCCCGCCGCGGGACATGCTGGACGGGCACGGCGGCGCCCCGTCAACGCGCGGTCGCGGGCGGAGTCCCCCAGCGCCGGGCCCTTTGA
- a CDS encoding sigma-70 family RNA polymerase sigma factor yields the protein MGVEGRDEPLDRVGTEPNGSTDEDLGGTVLPGPWPAVERDDWSVPSQREGRGGGRSRSGGLPSQTPTSDVALVQRMRGGDDSAYEELFRRHSDAVRRYARTCCRDAHTADDLTAEVFARTLQAVRGGSGPEYAVRAYLLTTVRRVAATWTKTARREHLVEDFALFAAQSARSADASDDDTLELGADVRAMHEAEQTLAMQAFRSLPERWQAVLWHTAVEEESPSEVAPLFGLTANATAVLASRAREGLKQAYLQAHVSTALTAGGDCARYADRLGAYARGGLRMRAERGLRKHLEECAKCRVAAGELSDVNAGIPALLPVAVIGWFAAGYAVKGAGLVAGGVAGAAGAAGAGAAAAAGGGSSAAGGAAGAAGGEAIGAPAKIAIGAAVTAAVAAGVVFALAGEEAKPRPEPVPVAKPPVSRPVLPQPPSPQPSAPPAAKPPAPAPPEPSPTPPPAPKPTPTPTPTPTPTKAEPSPVPKPPAPEPPPPESTPSPKPTPPPAPPPAPVVYQVNTLEYGTFGDHTEPEVRLAESSWLWQRYGMSIGGERYGNGVTMHARSSVTIDLNRACTTYDALVGIDDMTMGLGAARFSLYWDGALLWRSGLVRGNDSAVPVRAGIAGRESIRLVVEPEHPHESVALADWARSRISCGG from the coding sequence ATGGGTGTTGAGGGGCGCGACGAGCCGCTCGACCGTGTCGGTACGGAGCCCAACGGCTCCACGGACGAAGACCTGGGCGGCACCGTGCTCCCCGGGCCGTGGCCGGCCGTGGAGCGCGACGACTGGAGCGTCCCTTCGCAGCGCGAGGGCAGGGGCGGCGGCAGGAGCCGGAGCGGCGGCCTCCCGTCGCAGACGCCGACGTCCGACGTCGCGCTGGTCCAGCGGATGCGCGGTGGCGACGACAGTGCGTACGAGGAGCTGTTCCGGCGTCACTCCGACGCAGTCCGCCGGTACGCCCGTACCTGTTGCCGCGACGCGCACACCGCCGACGACCTGACGGCCGAGGTCTTCGCCCGCACGCTCCAGGCCGTGCGCGGAGGCTCTGGACCCGAGTACGCCGTACGGGCGTATCTGCTGACCACGGTACGGCGGGTGGCCGCGACCTGGACGAAGACCGCCAGGCGCGAACACCTCGTCGAGGACTTCGCCCTCTTCGCGGCGCAGTCCGCCCGTTCGGCGGACGCGTCGGACGACGACACGCTGGAACTGGGTGCCGACGTACGGGCCATGCACGAGGCCGAGCAGACGCTCGCCATGCAGGCGTTTCGCAGCCTGCCCGAACGCTGGCAGGCCGTGCTGTGGCACACCGCGGTCGAGGAGGAGTCGCCGAGCGAGGTGGCGCCGCTGTTCGGGCTCACCGCCAACGCCACGGCGGTGCTGGCGAGCCGGGCACGGGAGGGCCTCAAGCAGGCTTACCTCCAGGCGCACGTGAGTACGGCGCTGACGGCGGGCGGCGACTGCGCCCGGTACGCCGACCGGCTCGGCGCGTATGCCAGGGGCGGGCTGCGGATGCGGGCCGAGCGCGGGCTGCGCAAGCATCTGGAGGAGTGCGCGAAGTGCCGGGTGGCGGCCGGTGAGCTGAGCGATGTCAACGCCGGGATTCCGGCGCTGCTTCCGGTCGCGGTCATCGGCTGGTTCGCCGCCGGGTACGCGGTCAAGGGCGCCGGCCTGGTGGCGGGCGGTGTCGCGGGCGCGGCCGGTGCGGCCGGCGCGGGGGCCGCCGCGGCGGCCGGCGGGGGTTCGAGTGCGGCCGGGGGCGCGGCGGGAGCGGCCGGGGGCGAGGCGATCGGCGCCCCGGCCAAGATCGCGATCGGTGCGGCGGTGACCGCGGCGGTGGCGGCGGGGGTGGTGTTCGCGCTCGCCGGTGAGGAGGCGAAACCCCGTCCGGAGCCGGTGCCGGTGGCCAAGCCGCCGGTGTCACGGCCCGTCCTGCCGCAGCCGCCGAGCCCGCAGCCGTCCGCGCCGCCGGCCGCGAAGCCGCCCGCGCCCGCGCCGCCGGAGCCGTCCCCCACGCCTCCGCCCGCCCCGAAGCCGACTCCCACGCCGACGCCCACGCCGACGCCCACGAAGGCGGAGCCTTCGCCCGTGCCGAAGCCGCCCGCTCCCGAGCCCCCGCCACCGGAGTCCACGCCGTCCCCGAAGCCGACTCCTCCTCCCGCACCGCCGCCCGCTCCGGTCGTCTATCAGGTCAACACGCTGGAGTACGGGACGTTCGGCGACCACACCGAGCCCGAAGTGCGGCTCGCCGAGAGCAGTTGGCTGTGGCAGCGCTACGGCATGTCGATCGGCGGTGAACGGTACGGGAACGGTGTGACGATGCACGCGAGGTCGTCCGTCACCATCGACCTCAACCGAGCGTGCACCACCTATGACGCGCTGGTCGGCATCGACGACATGACGATGGGGCTGGGAGCGGCACGGTTCTCGCTGTACTGGGACGGGGCGCTGCTGTGGCGGTCGGGGCTGGTGCGGGGCAACGACTCCGCCGTACCGGTGCGGGCGGGCATCGCGGGGCGTGAGTCAATCCGGCTCGTGGTGGAACCGGAGCATCCGCACGAGTCGGTGGCGCTGGCGGACTGGGCCCGGTCGCGGATCAGCTGCGGGGGGTGA
- a CDS encoding TetR/AcrR family transcriptional regulator, with amino-acid sequence MHIQDSHWQTAVASDGHGRAGAGGSRSAPLRVDAQRNLEHVLRAAREVFGELGYGAPMEDVARRARVGVGTVYRRFPSKDVLVRRIAEEETSRLTDQARAALGQEDEPWSALSRFLRTSVASGAGRLLPPQVLRVGVDAGEADRDGGGDPQGQGEVRVPQQRQAVGPAGAAPGASGPVGSGPVGSGSVGSGAVAGSAGRELRLVGQRPGGAGSDVLESDDAGASELLEVVGRLVDRARASGELRGDVTVADVLLVIATAAPSLPDAAQQAAASARLLDILLEGLRSRPA; translated from the coding sequence ATGCACATTCAGGACTCTCATTGGCAGACAGCCGTCGCATCCGACGGCCACGGGCGCGCGGGTGCGGGAGGCTCTCGCTCCGCGCCGCTGCGTGTGGACGCACAGCGCAATCTTGAGCATGTACTGCGGGCCGCTCGCGAGGTGTTCGGCGAGCTGGGCTACGGGGCGCCGATGGAGGACGTGGCGCGACGGGCCAGGGTCGGGGTCGGGACGGTGTACCGCCGCTTCCCGAGCAAGGACGTACTGGTCCGCCGAATAGCCGAGGAGGAGACCTCCCGGCTGACGGATCAGGCGCGCGCGGCCCTCGGGCAGGAGGACGAGCCGTGGTCCGCTCTGTCCCGTTTCCTGCGTACGTCGGTGGCGTCCGGCGCGGGCCGGCTGCTGCCGCCGCAGGTGCTGCGGGTGGGCGTGGACGCCGGCGAGGCCGACCGTGACGGCGGCGGAGATCCCCAGGGGCAGGGCGAGGTACGGGTGCCGCAGCAGCGGCAGGCCGTGGGTCCGGCGGGGGCGGCTCCGGGTGCGTCCGGTCCGGTTGGGTCTGGTCCGGTCGGGTCCGGTTCGGTCGGGTCGGGTGCGGTCGCGGGTTCTGCGGGACGGGAGCTGCGGCTGGTCGGGCAGCGGCCCGGGGGCGCCGGCTCCGACGTCCTGGAGAGCGACGACGCGGGTGCGTCGGAGCTGCTGGAGGTCGTGGGGCGGCTGGTGGACCGGGCGCGAGCGTCCGGTGAGCTGCGCGGCGACGTGACGGTGGCCGACGTACTGCTGGTGATCGCCACGGCGGCGCCCTCGCTGCCGGACGCGGCCCAGCAGGCGGCGGCTTCGGCCCGGCTGCTGGACATCCTGCTGGAGGGGCTGCGCTCCAGGCCCGCGTAG
- a CDS encoding NAD(P)/FAD-dependent oxidoreductase, whose translation MTEPARILVVGGGYVGMYTALHLQRKLRSGEAEVIVVTPDPYMTYQPFLPEAAAGSISPRHVVVPLRRVLDKCKIVIGEAESIDHAKRTATVTTLATEEEGTGGIEITYDELVLAPGSVSRTLPIPGLADYAIGFKTVEEAIGLRNHVIEQMDIASATRDPAVRDAALTFVFVGGGYAGVEALGELEDMARYAARYYHNVKPEDMKWILVEATGRILPEVGEEMGKYAIRELRSRNIDVRLETRLDSCADRVAVLSDGSRFPTRTVVWTAGVKPHPVLAASDLPLNERGRLTATARLTIEGTDHAWAAGDAAAVPDLTADEKGRECAPNAQHAVRQAKVLAENVLASLRGEPLKNYEHKYAGSVASLGLHKGVAHVYGRKLKGYPAWLMHRTYHLSRVPTFNRKARVLAEWTLAGLFKREIVSLGSLEHPRAEFELAAGGEPPKNK comes from the coding sequence GTGACAGAACCTGCGCGCATTCTCGTTGTCGGCGGCGGCTACGTCGGGATGTACACCGCGCTGCACCTCCAGCGGAAGCTGAGAAGCGGCGAGGCCGAGGTCATTGTGGTGACTCCTGATCCCTATATGACTTATCAGCCGTTCCTGCCCGAAGCGGCGGCCGGCTCCATCTCCCCGCGTCACGTCGTGGTCCCGCTCCGCCGGGTCCTGGACAAGTGCAAGATCGTCATCGGCGAGGCCGAGTCCATCGACCACGCCAAGCGCACCGCGACCGTCACGACCCTCGCCACCGAGGAGGAGGGCACCGGCGGCATCGAGATCACGTACGACGAACTCGTCCTCGCGCCCGGCTCCGTCTCGCGCACCCTGCCCATCCCCGGTCTCGCCGACTACGCCATCGGCTTCAAGACCGTCGAAGAGGCCATCGGCCTGCGCAACCACGTCATCGAGCAGATGGACATCGCGTCCGCCACCCGCGACCCGGCCGTCCGTGACGCCGCCCTGACCTTCGTCTTCGTCGGCGGCGGATACGCGGGCGTGGAGGCGCTCGGCGAGCTGGAGGACATGGCCCGCTACGCCGCCCGCTACTACCACAACGTCAAGCCCGAGGACATGAAGTGGATCCTCGTCGAAGCGACGGGACGTATCCTCCCCGAGGTCGGCGAGGAAATGGGCAAGTACGCGATCCGTGAACTGCGCAGCCGCAATATCGACGTACGCCTGGAGACCCGTCTCGACTCCTGCGCGGACCGCGTGGCCGTCCTCAGCGACGGCTCGCGCTTCCCCACCCGCACCGTCGTGTGGACCGCGGGCGTCAAACCGCACCCCGTTCTCGCCGCGAGCGACCTGCCGCTGAACGAACGCGGCCGCCTCACCGCCACCGCCCGGCTCACGATCGAAGGAACGGACCACGCCTGGGCCGCCGGGGACGCGGCGGCCGTGCCCGACCTCACCGCGGACGAGAAGGGCCGGGAGTGCGCGCCCAACGCCCAGCACGCCGTACGCCAGGCCAAGGTCCTCGCCGAGAACGTCCTCGCCTCCCTGCGCGGCGAACCGCTCAAGAACTACGAGCACAAGTACGCCGGTTCGGTCGCCTCGCTCGGCCTCCACAAGGGCGTCGCACACGTCTACGGCCGCAAGCTCAAGGGCTACCCCGCCTGGCTGATGCACCGCACGTACCACCTCAGCCGGGTGCCGACCTTCAACCGCAAGGCCCGTGTCCTCGCCGAATGGACGCTCGCCGGACTCTTCAAACGCGAGATCGTTTCACTCGGCTCCCTGGAGCACCCCCGGGCCGAGTTCGAACTGGCCGCGGGCGGCGAGCCGCCCAAGAACAAGTGA
- a CDS encoding ATP-binding SpoIIE family protein phosphatase produces MNFTRWSARLPGTQRRAAARTDRGSVPAARVEYGRPSEHGSDDPDAPGDAPLHTPGSPQALTDHLSVREILGRLPALVALVYGPEHRVAYVNDAYAAAFGPRETGEPAAVALPELDELGLLPLMDQVLRSGTPRTVKSRKVPKGGSYTITCTPIDLAAGGGEGGVLVFAADVTDHAEAAERLRASERRLRETAVTLQRSLLPQELEQPDDLRIAATYQPGGTDAAVGGDWYDVITLGAGRTALVIGDVMGRGVRAAAVMGQLRTAVRAYARLDLPPHEVLQLLDGLAAEIDASQIATCAYAVHDPNEGRLVYASAGHLPILVRDQDGTVRRAEDHTGPPLGTGGWMHTSGTIALPPGSTAVLYTDGLVERRREDIDEGVAALERALSGATGTPQIVCDRLIRALGVTADHDDDVAVLVLQHPTRTGPDAELFHNAALELLGGIEAAPRARAFATGVLASWRFPVELCDLGVLAASELVANSLQHGTPPMRLRLRRTDRRLIIEVTDGDDHLPRRRRAEPVDEAGRGISIVATIASSWGSRRTPGGGKAVWCEFALPTP; encoded by the coding sequence GTGAACTTCACGCGCTGGAGCGCCCGTCTCCCCGGAACGCAGCGCCGCGCCGCAGCGCGGACCGACCGCGGTTCCGTCCCGGCGGCCCGCGTTGAGTACGGCCGGCCGTCCGAGCACGGGTCGGACGACCCGGACGCGCCGGGCGACGCACCCCTGCACACCCCGGGCTCCCCGCAGGCCCTGACCGACCACCTCTCCGTCCGCGAGATCCTCGGCCGGCTGCCCGCCCTCGTAGCCCTGGTGTACGGCCCCGAGCACCGCGTCGCGTACGTCAACGACGCCTATGCCGCCGCCTTCGGCCCCCGCGAGACCGGTGAACCCGCCGCCGTCGCCCTCCCCGAGCTGGACGAGCTCGGCCTGCTCCCGCTCATGGACCAGGTCCTGCGCAGCGGCACACCCCGCACGGTCAAGTCCCGCAAGGTCCCCAAGGGCGGCTCGTACACCATCACCTGCACGCCGATCGACCTCGCGGCCGGCGGTGGTGAGGGCGGCGTCCTCGTCTTCGCCGCGGACGTCACCGACCACGCGGAAGCCGCCGAGCGCCTGCGCGCCAGCGAGCGCCGCCTGCGCGAGACGGCCGTGACCCTCCAGCGGTCGCTGCTCCCGCAGGAGCTGGAGCAGCCCGACGACCTGCGCATCGCCGCCACCTACCAGCCGGGCGGCACGGACGCGGCGGTCGGCGGCGACTGGTACGACGTCATCACCCTCGGCGCGGGGCGCACGGCCCTGGTCATCGGTGACGTCATGGGCCGCGGTGTCCGCGCCGCCGCCGTCATGGGCCAGCTCCGCACGGCGGTCCGCGCGTACGCCCGCCTCGACCTCCCGCCCCACGAGGTCCTCCAGCTGCTCGACGGCCTCGCCGCCGAGATCGACGCCAGCCAGATCGCCACCTGCGCGTACGCAGTCCACGACCCCAACGAGGGCCGGCTCGTCTACGCCTCCGCCGGTCACCTCCCGATCCTCGTCCGCGACCAGGACGGCACGGTCCGCCGCGCCGAGGACCACACGGGCCCTCCGCTCGGCACCGGTGGCTGGATGCACACCTCGGGCACGATCGCCCTCCCGCCGGGCTCGACGGCTGTCCTCTATACGGACGGTCTCGTCGAACGGCGCCGCGAGGACATCGACGAGGGCGTGGCAGCCCTGGAGCGCGCCCTGTCCGGCGCCACCGGAACCCCGCAGATCGTCTGCGACCGCTTGATCCGCGCGCTGGGCGTCACCGCCGACCACGACGACGACGTGGCGGTACTGGTCCTCCAGCACCCCACGCGCACCGGACCGGACGCGGAGCTGTTCCACAACGCGGCGCTGGAGCTGCTCGGCGGCATCGAGGCGGCCCCCCGCGCACGCGCCTTCGCCACCGGAGTCCTCGCCTCGTGGCGCTTCCCGGTGGAGCTGTGCGACCTGGGCGTACTGGCGGCGAGCGAGCTGGTGGCCAACTCCCTCCAGCACGGCACCCCGCCCATGCGCCTGCGTCTTCGCCGCACCGACCGCCGCCTGATCATCGAGGTGACGGACGGCGACGACCACCTGCCGCGCCGCCGCCGCGCCGAGCCGGTGGACGAGGCGGGCCGCGGTATCTCGATCGTCGCGACGATCGCCTCGTCCTGGGGCAGCCGCCGCACGCCGGGCGGCGGCAAGGCCGTCTGGTGCGAATTCGCCCTGCCGACGCCCTGA